The Metallosphaera hakonensis JCM 8857 = DSM 7519 genome includes the window CTAAAAACCGGGGCGTGCAGGGTGGGCTATGCACGTCCTCACAACCACGTGAGAAAAATTCAGAATCCACTGATCTTGGTCGAATATACTGGCTAAATATGTCTAAAAATACTTAAACATGTTATGTTTCATTGTATTTAATCAACATTTACTCTATATCAATCAATAATTAAAAGTACAAATTATATATCATCTAGATGAACTTAATTGGTGAAACACCACTGAATGATAAGACAAAAACTTGCTGGAAGTACTAACGAAGTGCCCTCTTTAACCCTGTCTCCCCGCTCTCTATCTTCAAGAGAGTGGACTTGGATAAAGAGATGGCCTTAACTTCGACGAGAGTGACTCCCTCAAACATCTTTACGCCATGGAAATCATGATCACCTATTCCTCCTCCCACATATACATTAAACGCGTCATTTCCCATGCCACGATTCCTAAATCCAGGTATAGTATGTTGAGCATTTAAACTACCCCTTACATCACAAGGGGCATTGAACGTAATTTATAATATAAGACTGATACAATTTTTAAAGGAGTACTTATTATAACAAGATAAGATGACAACCATTTATACTTGGTCATAGTCTAAAGTTCAATGTAGCGTCCAAACTCCCTCGATGTATCAGAGAAGCTTACGTTGCCCTTTAGAGTCTCAGTAAGTATAAGAGCCTAATAAGATGGCTATATGAGAACGCTCCAGGACTCAGGGAAATGATTAAGTTTTTATATTTACATTATTAAAATTATCTAATGAGCTCACCTCTTAGTTGGAATGATGATCAGATAAAGGCCTTTAAGGAGCTTCATCATAATTTCGAACAAGTTAAGATCTCCATCACGAAACTTCTCGGTCAGAAGGGACCGCTAACGGGTTCGGAGAGGGAGCTGGATAGATTGTTGAGCGAGATCAATTCCATCAGGGTAAAGTACATACAATTCTCCGCAGATCCTCTCCTCAGGATATTCGTCCCCAAGAGGGTGAGACTGACCACCGAGTTTGTCTCTAAAACGTTACGACAACTGAAGGACTATGAGAGAGCCATGAAGGAAGAGATAGAATTACTGGATTGGTTGGAAAAGGAGTCACAGAAGATGACCGGGGTAAAGGATGCCTTGTCCCTCAGTTATTGGGCGGTACTCATGGTTGAGACGGGGCAGGTCTTCAGGTTTAAGGATAGAGGAAAACAGGAGGGGTACTTAAGGAGCACAGTGAATGCCTTGGAACCCGTCGTAGCCTCAGGAAGGTCAGATTCCACGATTCCTAACCTTCCAGCAGACGTAGTTCGAGGGATAACCTTATACGTCCTCAGTGACGCATACGCCGACTTAGGTTTGGTGAGGTACTTGCAGAAGGACAGGACAGGCGCGTTGGAGATGTACAAGAGGGTAATACCCCTCAGCGTAGAGTTCGTTAGATTGCGGGAATCCTCCCCTATACTAAAGAAGCTGTGGGACATCATGATAGAATACGGTCTTCCACCCGACTCAAGGGCCCTCATAGGTATGAAGGAGTGTGAGGCCATAGATGCCGGGGAAAACGAGGATTACGACTTGGTTGTGATGAGTTTGATCTCAGCAATTACTAGACACGATGAGAAGCATGTGGCAGACCTGTTGTGGAGAGGTGCAGATCCCAACACCTTGATCACGGTGGACAAGAACGTCCTAATGCTAGCCGTGGACTCAGGTTCATCCGACTTAGTGAAGTTGTTGCTCGATAAAGGGGCGAACCCTCACCTCAAGGTGCCAATGAATTACGACGCTGTGGAATATGCGAGGTTGAGGAACAGGCACGACATGGCTAACCTCATGGAGAGGTACTCCGTGAGCAAGGGTGTTGCTCAGAGCCCTGGCGTCGCGATACAGACTGAGCCCAGCTTAGGGATGCAGGTCATCTGTCCCAACTGTGGGACGGCTCTCCAGTATAGTAGGTTCTGCCCTAAGTGCGGGACCCTCCTGGATGACTATAAGCCCTGCCCCTCTTGTAGACATTTGGTTCCTAAGGCCAGTAGGTTCTGTGGCTTCTGCGGGAAACCCCTCCCGCCCTGAATAGCCCTTAGTACGATCTAAAACTCGTTAGGGATCTTCAATGTCTTAGCGAATCCCTTTACCGGGAAAGTACGGTCTCCCTAATCCTGGTGTGGAGGTGTCCAGGAAGAGAGTTCCTCATATCCCACGGACTCGAGGTGCAGCTCGTTTCGGAACTTCCTGACCTGAAAGTATCCACAGGCATGTGTACAATGATTTATAAACCTTCATCTTACTTGCCTCCATATAACTGCACCTTGAAGATCTGCCTGAGCTTAGCTGAGACTTCACGGAGTTCACGTGTTTCTGGTAAGTTCTTAGGTAGAGACCAGAGATTTTTAGGGCAAATATTTACTGGAACTACTAACGTGTTTCTCCCAGTGTTCCAACAGGTTCTATCCTAAAGACGATGAACGTCAGTATTTCTGACAAGTATCAGTTAGGGACAAGAGATGTCTAGGTCAAATACCTACTGGAACTACTATTGACGTCCAGCGACTTCTGGGAGGAGAAGTAACTTATGGACCTTTCGGGTGATTCGGGTGTTCTTTGCGAATTGTAATATTTCGCCATGATCGAGATAATTAAACGCAACGCAGAAATTATTGTATACATTTTGAGGGTATAGAGGGCTTTCATTAGTACTTCCAATAAATATCTATCCCGAACTTCTCAAGCCTCTGGCTGAGAACTTATCAGAAACACTAATGTCTAATTTAATAGTTGCCGTGGCATTACGCCAAGCTTGCACCCTATTAATGTCGCTCAGAATGTGGAATCACGGCCGATTCAGGTTTCCATTGCGAATTGTAATTATGGCAAAAAAGATAAAATAAAGGAAATTGTTAAGCGCGAATCCTCACTCAGTCCATACGAGGACGTTTAATTAAATTCATGCTATTTCGATAAATAAACTGAATTCGCAAAGGAGACGTGAATCGCCCGGAATCACTCAGTCCTATCTTGTTCCATAGAAACAAATTGAAATCGCAGAAGACCAGTAAATTGCCCTCATATCTAGTCAATATTTACTCATGATTTATCGATGATTAAAAGTACAAATTATATACCATCTAGACGAACTTACTTGGTGAAACATCGTTGGTTTTAATATCTCAGTGCCATTATCCCTTATATCATGAATATTGGCCTATTAATTTCAATTATCTATATTATTATTGATATTATTATATCGCTCTGGAATAGCTATAATGCGGGTCAAGTCTAGGGCGGCTCAGGAGTCCATTGCGAATTGTATTTTCTAGCTCTGAATTAGGCTTATCCAATGTACAAATTATTGGGTATATTTCGGATAAAGTGAGAGGAATGAAGAAGACTGTAATATTATTACAGTGATGAGAAAATAGGCCGATAGGTTGTAGTAGAGCGCTATGGCCCGCGCGAGCTGTAGTATCCTCCAGGGAGAGTGAAACGACCCGAACCTCCTCCTCTCCAGGAGGGAGTTGAAGGACTCGACCAGGTTGTTGGACTTAAGCCACTTCCAGAGCTTCTTGTCGGCGATGAGGTAGCTTAGAAGAGTCGGGTTGGTCTCGGGCTTAATCTTGCCGAGCTCGGCTGACGAGGTGATCGCGTCCAGGGCCTCCCTTTCCTCCTTGGTCGCGCGACGCTTGAGGTGGACCAGGCAGCCCTGCCTCCCCACGTGAAGTTCAGCTAGGGAGATCGCCCTGTCCAAGGCCTTGATCCCGTCAGCCACCACCAGGACGAAGCTGGTCTTCTTCCAGACCCTGACCAGGAGACTCCAATAGGCCATGGCGTCCTCAGCCTCGCTTATGATGACCTCGAGGACCGCCCTCTTTCCCTCCCGTGTCACGCCCATAGCCACGAGGAGGACCGCCTTTCGTCCCTTGAGCTTCACGTACTTCCCGTCAACTATAACGTACTTGAAGTCGTTGCCCGTTTCAATCTCAGGCATCCAGAGCTTGGCATTCAACTTACCTCCCTTCACTGAGTAGACCAACATTAGGGACGCGAAGACCTTCCTCTCCTCCCTTAACAGAGTCTCCTCGACCTGGGTCCTCACCCTCCCCTCACCGTAAAGCACGGGCAGCTTCACCGATATCCACTCCAACTCGTACCTCACCTCCCTCCCCACCATCACGATCTTGAACCCCTTCAGGAACCTGTAGCTCGCGTAACCCTTCCTCTTGACCTCCTTACCTCTCTGGTAGTTGGGACTAATCCTCTCAGCTTCCTCCAAGGCCATCCTCTCGATCTCCTGGACCGGTTTGTTTAATAAGGCGTCATCGGGTAATATCTTGGGGACGAGCGTGAGGGATATCTTCCCAGGTCCCTCTACGAGCTCCATAATCCGGACCCCGTAGAGGGTTACCTCGTTCACAGTTGATAGTTCCATGATATTACCTCATGCTCGTCCCCTATTAGTGTTACCGAAAATGTAGAATCAATTTCTACTATCTAATTCTATAGAAATAAATTGAAATCGCAATGGACTCCTGAGCCGCCCCAAGTCTACAGAGCCAGGAGGACATTAGGAGGAATTTTCTACTTTTTTGGGGGACTCCTCCCCATGTCCTATATGGTGCTTCTTGCCCTTACTCTGATCCTTGGATATCTAGGTTACTTGACGTTATCGACTTTCACTTTTCTCTTCTCCCTCAGCTTTCTCTTCTTCGGTCTCACCTTCATAATTTGGGGGATAATAGCCACAGTGACCTCAGCTTTGGCCTTCTCACGGAACCGTAGTTGGGCATCCGGACTAATTACTGTTTACAACGCCGTAGTCACTGTTTTTGATGCATGGGAATACATTAAAGGGTTTCTCTCAGCCTGGAAGAGCGCCAGGAGAGCAATTGATAGTAGCGACTTCTCAATCATCGATGTAATTGCGATCGTTGGATTGGCCCTAACCATAGGATTCGTGGTAACATATGTCGCATTCAAACAGGGAATGAAGAACTCCAAGGTTGTGGGATATTATTACTAGGGATCATTCTCGAAGTTCTTATCTATGTAAAGAACGGTTTACCAAAATTTTCTTCCTCTCATTATAAAACTATTAATTACGAGGTCTCCTGAAGCTCCCTCAAAAATTAATATATCGATATCAGAATAGATATCATGTTTGGACAATGGCATAGGAGAAGAGGCTTAGCTAACTTAATTCTTACTATCTTGGATAGAAAGGGAGAGATGACGGGGGCTCAGATCATGAGAGAGATTGAGAGGCTTACCCAGGGTTTATGGAGACCTTCCCCCGGGGCTGTGTATCCAGCGCTTGATAAATTGGTGTCCGACGAACTAATTAAGATTACAAGGTCTGATAAGGCCCAAAAGTACTACTGCATCACGGAAAAGGGAAAGAGATTGCTTTCGCCTCAAGGTGCCTTAGAGGTGGCCTTATCCGATCTAGAGTATAACTTAAGGTACATTGTAGACAACAGGGACATGCTGACGCCCGAGTTAAGGGAAAGATTAAGTAAACTACTTAGGGAAGTGGAGGAGTCCTTAAATGATACTGGCTGAAGATATCTCAAAGACCTTTCATGTCAAGGGAAGGGAAATTCAAGCGTTAAAGGACATCACATTTCAAGTTAATAAAGGAGAGATTTGCGGTCTAGTCGGACATAACGGAGCCGGAAAAACCACTCTTGTCAAGATCTTATCAACCCTAATTGTCCCTGATAAGGGGAGAGCCGAGATTGAGGGTTATGACGTAGTGAGGGAGGCCAAGGTAGTCAGGAAACTTCTGGGCGTAATGACCGTAAGTGAGAGGGCCTTCTATTACCGTCTCACTGGTCTCGAGAACCTGATCTTTTTCGCCTCGATTAAAGGTCTGTCTTTGGGAATGGCAAAATCTAGGGCACTTCACTTACTGGAACTTGTGGGTCTCAGGGATTGGAAGGACATCCCGTACATGAAGTACAGTACTGGGATGGCTAGAAAGCTAGCCTTAGCTAGGGCATTGATAGGGGATCCACCCGTAATCCTCATGGACGAACCGACCTTGGGCATGGATCCCATATCTTCAAGAGAGTTCAGGAGACTGGTGGAGGAAATAGCCAGGGACAAGACCATTCTAATGACCTCTCACAACATGATCGAGGTGGAGGACCTCGCAGACAAGGTGGTAATACTAAACAGGGGGAGGCTGATCGCCAGTGGATCTCCAGACGAGTTAAAAGATAGAATTGGGGTCATGAGGGTTCTAAGGAGTAGGGATGCAAACCCCAGTTTGAGGAAGTTCGTCGTGGGCTTCTCGGACGGGTATTTCATCCTTAGGGTCCCGGACGGAGTTTCAGTGGAGGGAGAGGAGATAAGAAAGGAGCCGGCTACCTTGGAAGACGTATTCGTCTCCCTTACGGAGGAGGCAGATTCCACTACCAATAGATCAAGGGGAGGGGGTTGGAGAAGATGGGCGTCCTAAGTAAGCTATACGCTTACATCCACTTAAGGGGCTTCAGAATATGGAGTAGCTATAAAACTCAAATGGTTCTCAATGTCTTGTCCTGGGTCCTCCCGGTTTTCACTTATTACTTCGTTGGAACTTCCCTGGGAGGAGATCTGCGTAACTTCACTGGAGTCAGCGATTACACCGCCTTTGTGGTAATTGGGCTGGCCTTTCAGGGATACGTGTCCTCTACGATCACAACGATAAGCCAGAGGCTTAGGAACGAGCAGTTGTACGGTACCATAGAGTATTACGTATTGTCAGAGGGGGGAGTCCTATCGTTCCTACTCTATTCTGCACTGTGGGGTTTCACCATAAATTCAGTGAACGCTGGTGTCATCCTGGCCATAGGAGACCTCCTTCACATTCACTTCAACGTGAATCTCATCTCAACTCTCGTGGTGTTCGTCCTTCTCCTCTCCTCCGCCTTAGGTCTCTCCATGATTTCCGCCGGTTTCACAATGCTGGTGAAGCAGGGAAACCCGATCTCGTTCTTCTTCTCAACCTTTACCACCCTCATGTCGGGAACCGTCTTCCCAGTCACTGTTTTACCAGGTTGGATTAGGGACATCAGTTTAGCTATACCGCTGACATGGGCTTTAGACGGGTTGAGATATACAATGTTGGACGGATACGGTCTTGGAGGAGTGTGGAAGATAGTGGAGGTTTTGCTGATCTTCAACCTCGTTCTTTTGCCCTTAGGCGGGGTTTTCTACACGTATTCGTTCAACAGATCTAGGAGAATGGGAACACTTAGTGAGTACTAAAAGAATGAGGATAAAGATGGAACTGCGATGAAGAATGAAAAAGATTCGTTCCAGTAGAGTACAACACTACTACCATGGTTTTATGCCATCATGCTTATTAAATCGTTTATATTTAGAGCATTATATCAATTTGTTTATTGTGTTCTGTGATAATCAATAGTGGGAAAACATTTCAACGATAGTCTATTTCTGTTCGTGGAAGTAAGAAAGGTTAATAATAAAGGGTAGACTTTATCTTAATGGGGGTTCAAAGGGGGCGAAAGACCCCTTCCGTCACGGTAGACCCAAAATCACCTCCGTAAAAATAAATCTATCTTGTTATTAAGTGTTTTCTCAAGAGTAAATATAAAATCCTTGAGATCCGATAGATCGTCTAGAAAGCAGAGGATGAGCAGCAACCTGAACTCCTCCCTTCTCATGACGTCCTTGAACACGGTGTAAAGCGAGTAGAAGACCATCAGCACGAAGATCAACTCGCGGAAGACGAACTTGGTGGAGCTCGTGAAGGGAAGGAAGGCCTTGATGTTCCTGTAAGACGTCTCAATGGGACCCCTAACCTTGTTGTACAGCTTCACTTCCCTCTTGGTTAGGTTGAGGTTGGTCGCCCTCGCGAAGTATACCACGGTCTTCCTCTTCTTCTTAACGATTTCCTTACCATACACCAGAAGTCTGAAGTTGACCTGCTCTTCCTTCTTACGTCTCTTATTGGTCGCGTACTCCCCGTCGAACTCCTCGTATATCTTCACGTCCCCCACGGGGACTCCCATCACGTACTTGAACTGCGATATGAACCTGAGGACTTCCACGGTGTAGAAGCCCGCGTCCAGGGTTACGAGCCTCACCTTGAAGCCCATTCCCGCAATTTGCTCCACGAGGAACTTCACGATCTCGTCCTTGGTCATCCCGTTAACTTGGGGAACGAAGGCCAGGAGGAGCACCATTCCCTGATACTTCGTGGTCGCGGTGGCGTAGTTCCACGAGCTCCCCTTGGAACTACCCAACCCGTTCACCGGCTTACCGTACCACGTCTTCGTGGTCCAATCTATGGAGACGTCGACCTCCTTCACTCCCTTGAGCATCTCCATGGAAATCCTCCTCATGGACTCCAGGAGCTTCTCCACAACCTCGTTTCCCTGCTCCTCCACGTAGTTCCTCACGGTCTGAGGTGACACGTTGTACCCGTTGGACCTGCCCTCCACGGAGTCCTTCCACAAGCACGCGGAGACCAGAACTCTCGCTACCTCCTCCGCCCTTCTCCCCTTGAAGGTTAACATGGAAAGTAATTTATATCCTATTTGTTGTAGATTATTTTGGTGAGGAAGACCCGGTGTTACCACCTTAGGTTCACCACGTGATAATACCGGGTTCCTCGCCTTAAACCTTTCTTCAACTTGTTGCGCTCTTGACAAAGCAATAAATTCTATTACTTTTTACGAATCTGATACTACCCAACCAGAATTATTTTTCGTAAAATGATTTTGGGTCTACCGTGACGGAAGGGGTCTTTCGCCCCCTTTGAACCCCCATTAAGATAAAGGTATTTAGAGATCTCCGATTAGAACGGTCTAGATTAAAGTTCTTTAAACTCTACCAGAGACTCCACGATGTCTGTACTACTCCCATTATTCTTTCCAAGTTAACTTTCACTGGATTACGTGCCCCTTGACCTTCTCATGCCAATATTGTCAAGAAAGAGCGGTTCAAGGTTCCCGTGAATTGACCCTGAAAATAGTCACATGCCATTTTTTTCATAATTTATAAAATAATACTTATCCGCCTATTAGATTAATGGTTTTCGTTTTATACTTCCTGATTATACCCTCAATCTTTCTCTCCAGAACCACGTGAACTCCCTTGAATATCCCGTCTCTATATAAGCTACCAGGGTTAGCAACTCTAGTCTCATTAATTTTATCTATACCAGGTGACTCGTGGATGTGTCCGTGCAATCCCAGTAGGGGCTTGCGTTCTTCTATTACGTCTCTCACTGCTTTGGAACCGACGTGTTTTCTTTCCTTATTGATGTAAGCAAGGTCGAGTTTAGTGTTGATGGGCGGAGCGTGAACGTTCAGTATTGTTTCCGCTGAGTTCACTTTATCCATGAGACCTCTTAGCCTTATGAATATAGTCGAGTCTGGAATTTCTCTATAGGTTTCGAACGGTGTAGGATTAACGTAACCTTCGCATATCATTTTTAGATCACCGACGTCCAACACTTTACCCTGACATAACTCCACTTGTCTCTGATTCATGAAGGAGTCTAGTTCAACTGGGTCATCATTTCCCAGATTCCAGATCACTTTTAGCTTTGAACCAGATAACTTCTCCTCTTGAATCTTAACGAACCTCTCTGCCTGCCACTCCAATCTTTCCAAGATGAGTTTCCTCCTGGTCTCTCTATTCTGAAAATCCTCAGGATTATCCAAGATTATTGGCATAAATCCCGTGGTGAGGTAGCTCTGATGTAGTTGATCGAGGTCGGCCTTCCGACCATCAAGGTAATAGTCCCCGTTCCTTCTCTCTACCAGAATGAAATTACTAGAGAACATATCTCCCCCAAATATTAGGTAGTCGACGTTGTATATCTTCGATGCGTTTAGCGCTTTCTTAAATACCACCTCCGAACCATGTAGGTCACTTGTGAAGAGTATTTTTGTTTCCAATGGCATAAGGATTTTTCATTGAAACTGATTAAAAGCTTTAAGGCAAAGTGATTTAAAAGTTATAAACTATCGTTATGAAATCCTGGGATCTTTCTTAACATTTCGTTATCTATCCGTACATTTCGTTATCTATCCGTGTATGAACTGATGCCCCTTCACCTTATCCCCTTCAAAAATTATTAATGTGCTGTGGAGTATTCCCTGGTTGAACTCGCTTCCTGGGTTAATAACTAAAGTTCTCCCTATTTTATCGAAAGCCCTGGACTCGTGGATGTGTCCGTGCAATCCCAGTAGGGGCTGGCGTTCCTCTATTAACTTTCTAACAGCTTTAGATCCCACATGAGTCATTACCATTTCTCCTCCTCTAACCACTGGCTTCAAGTCTGGAGTGAGTTGGGGAGCAAGATCCAACGAGGTATTAAATGGCGGTGCGTGAAAATTGAATATCGCTCTCTCGATCCTTTCTATTTTTTCAATTTCTCTCGCTAAACTTTCATACATCTCATCTTCAATCATTTCTCGTGGGGTTTTCCATGGAGTGGGATTCACATATCCGAAGGAGATCATCTCGTGATCTCCCAGGACAACAATATTGCCTTCTGATTTCCTCATAACATCTGAGCCCTCTATTACATCAAAGAGGAAATTGGGATCGTCGTTCCCTAGATTAACGTAGATGGGAATCTTTCCCCTAATCTTCTCCTCTGCGATACTGATCCATCTCCGAAGGGTCTCAGCCATGACTCCGTCAAATATCTTGTCCTGTTTGTTTTTGTCCTCTATAACGTCTGAATATTCGCCCTTAGTTAGGAACACATAGTAAGTTCCTTCCCTTCTGAACTCTTCTAGGAGTCTGTTTAGAGCGCTGGAATTGTATTCCTTTCCATTCATATAATATGTGTTTCCCTCCTCTATTATTGGGACTAGCCTCTTTCCAGCAAGGTCTCCACCAATAATCAGGGCATCCACTTCATGGATGACTCCCGCATTCAGAAATTTCCTAAACGCGGTCTCTGAACCGTGTACATCTGAAGTAAAAAGTATCTTCAGTTTACTCTTGTTTCCCACACTCTCGTTATTTCCCTTCCTTTTGAAGAGAGGCATGTATAGGTGAATATTTCTTCAGTTAAAAACGTTGGAGTACTCATTTCTTTATACTTTTCAAGGTAAAGGTATGAATATTAAGGAAAAACTTACAAGGTTTTATTATGATCCATTTAATATTTCTCAATGGGCAAGGTCATACATCTCGGTCCGCTCCTCTCTCCTCCTTCCTTTATTATTTCGTTGCCTTTGAAGGTTATGACCTTGATCCCAGCCTCTTCTGCTAACTTATTGGTTATCCTGTTGTGCTCATAAGCGATAATCCTGCTATTTCCAACTACAATGATGTTGCTTGCCAGGAGCCAATGTTCTCTCTCCTCATCATAGTATTCTGCGTTCCCTATATTGACCACCCTTAGGTCACTGGCAAGGTAGTCCTTAAGTACTTCCCTAAGAGTTCTCCTGTCCCTCACTAGGTCTTTTCCCTTATAGATGTACACTTTAGAAGTATCCAAAAGGGATTTATAGTAAATAATTACGTCTTTAGATGGTATCCCCATAACTGTGTCCAAGTGTCCAATACCCTTATTTGGGTGGAGCTCTGGGGTTTCAAGTTTAACTAGGATAGCCTCGTCAATCTCTCCCTTTTCCATGAGTTTTGGAACCCCATAGCTTAACCCCAAACCGCTGCTCCTAGTACCGAACCCCATTAGGAGTCTTCCCTCTATTGGGAAGAAATCTCCTCCCTCGAAGAAGCCAGTTTCAATTTGAAGAGTCTCTTCCGGCTTCAAAACCTCCCTAAACAGTTCAGGTTCGTCTCTCCTAGACTCCCATCTCATTTTTCCTTTAATATAGGTCTTCCCTATCGCCATTCCGGGATCTCTGGTGAACATTACGTTCACAAGAGGTTTAACGCAAAACTCCTCACTTTCAGAAACTAGAACTCCTGAACCAAGTTGTTTTGCCTCAACCGCGGTCAGTCCAGAGATCGCAATATCGGCCAACTGTTGATCACCCAAGCTTCCCAAGTTTAAGGAGCATTCGCTTCTCTCCATTATCAATTTACTTAGGGTTTCCCTTGGTATCTTGGTTACTTCCTCCCTTAGGTTCATAACTTCGACCCCGTTTTCCCTTAATTTCTTAACGAATTCGTCATGCTCCGCTCTTAGCTCCACAGGGTCAGGTATCTCTGCATATTGTAGCTCGTATAAGGTCTTCGGAGTTAACATATGTTTCTCCCTTCCGGGAGAGGCTACCACCACTTTCCTTAACGGACTGTACTCCGCCTTTACGTTTACCTTCATAGGTGGAAACTTTTACTACCAAATTAAAGTCTTCAGTAGCTTTTTCTGAACTTTAAGATTCTGTTACTCAGAAAATTCCTAGGAAGAGTGGAAATTGTTTAAATTAAATACCTGGTCATTATTAACTATAAACTCTGACATCGTTATTTCATCATGATATAAAATAAAAGGTATTCTGGTAACATGGATGCAAAAATAACGCTTAACCGATTTATTGAGTTAGAAAGTGATTATTTTATTTGCAGTAATCATACGTGTATAGGTGAAAAGAATCTATAAAAGTGATTATAAAAATGAATAGATAAAATGATGATTCGTCAAAATCCTTTTAATATAATTAAGCTCCCCAATACTCATGGCAACCGATAAAGATATTAAAAAGGATGTAAAGGGTTCACTTTTTGCTAGGGAATCCTCCGGCCTTGTGAGGGAAATAAACTGGCTAACAGCGATGTTCATTAGCATGGGTTTCATAGCCTTCTATGTCCTTCCCATATCTTATTTAACAGGTCTCTCCGTATCTCCAGATGGTCTAGTCGTATTAGGGGCTTTGCTAAGTTGGATCGTTTTACTTCCCCACTCCTATCTTTGGACGAAGATTTCAGAGAAGTTTCAAAGGACTGCGGCAGACTATGTTTTCGCAAGTAGGGCTTTACATCCGGCCGTCGGAGTGGGAGCTGGGTTGGTTTTCGGAATTTCTCAGATGATTTTTGATGCAGCGATAGTGTATGATGGAGTTGGTCAGCTTCAGACGGGATTCTCTGCATTGACGGTCAATTTCGGTGGTGCCTATTCCTCCCTGGCCTCAGCTTTAAGCGATCCCTTTACCGTTTTGCTAATTGGCGCTTTAACCTTTACTGGAGTAATTCTTATCAATATATTCCTACCTAAATATACAAATCATATTATGGGAGGTATAACCATAGTAGCTTTGATCACGTTCATATTGGCTGGAGTTCTAATGCACTTCGTAACTCCTTCCTCTATTACCTCAGCCGGATACAACTATGCGTCCATTACCTCTATGGCGTCTAACGCTACTCCGTTGTTTTCCAATCCTGTTTTAGCCACAATAGGACTCATGGTGTTCACAGCTTCATTTCTACCCTTTGTGAACGGAGCTACTTCAGTTGCGGGAGAAGTGAGAGGTGGAAGTAGAGCCTTCAGGCTAGGTGTTTTGGCGGCCCTAGTATTGGCTGGAATACTGATAACGGTATTTATTGCCTCCTCGATAAGCTCCCTAGGTTCTGCATTTTTCGTAGGAGCAGGAGTTGGTATGGGTTCTAATCCTTCTTATTCAGTCCTCCTTAACCCAATATTTGACGTTATCGTAACCTATAGGAGTTTACCCTTAGACCTTTTCCTAGTAATCGGCTCCTACTTCTGGTATTTAGCTATAATGTTCGCGGTTGCTCTCTTCGTATCCAGGTATTTCATGGCGATAGCCTTCGATAAGGCAATGCCGACGGTCGTATCATATGTTAGTGACAGGTTCCACTCTCCAGTTGTTGCCCATTTAATAGACGAGGTAATTACCATAGGGAGCCTCATAGCAATTACAGTGACACCT containing:
- a CDS encoding ABC transporter ATP-binding protein, which encodes MILAEDISKTFHVKGREIQALKDITFQVNKGEICGLVGHNGAGKTTLVKILSTLIVPDKGRAEIEGYDVVREAKVVRKLLGVMTVSERAFYYRLTGLENLIFFASIKGLSLGMAKSRALHLLELVGLRDWKDIPYMKYSTGMARKLALARALIGDPPVILMDEPTLGMDPISSREFRRLVEEIARDKTILMTSHNMIEVEDLADKVVILNRGRLIASGSPDELKDRIGVMRVLRSRDANPSLRKFVVGFSDGYFILRVPDGVSVEGEEIRKEPATLEDVFVSLTEEADSTTNRSRGGGWRRWAS
- a CDS encoding ISH3 family transposase, whose protein sequence is MVTPGLPHQNNLQQIGYKLLSMLTFKGRRAEEVARVLVSACLWKDSVEGRSNGYNVSPQTVRNYVEEQGNEVVEKLLESMRRISMEMLKGVKEVDVSIDWTTKTWYGKPVNGLGSSKGSSWNYATATTKYQGMVLLLAFVPQVNGMTKDEIVKFLVEQIAGMGFKVRLVTLDAGFYTVEVLRFISQFKYVMGVPVGDVKIYEEFDGEYATNKRRKKEEQVNFRLLVYGKEIVKKKRKTVVYFARATNLNLTKREVKLYNKVRGPIETSYRNIKAFLPFTSSTKFVFRELIFVLMVFYSLYTVFKDVMRREEFRLLLILCFLDDLSDLKDFIFTLEKTLNNKIDLFLRR
- a CDS encoding transposase produces the protein MELSTVNEVTLYGVRIMELVEGPGKISLTLVPKILPDDALLNKPVQEIERMALEEAERISPNYQRGKEVKRKGYASYRFLKGFKIVMVGREVRYELEWISVKLPVLYGEGRVRTQVEETLLREERKVFASLMLVYSVKGGKLNAKLWMPEIETGNDFKYVIVDGKYVKLKGRKAVLLVAMGVTREGKRAVLEVIISEAEDAMAYWSLLVRVWKKTSFVLVVADGIKALDRAISLAELHVGRQGCLVHLKRRATKEEREALDAITSSAELGKIKPETNPTLLSYLIADKKLWKWLKSNNLVESFNSLLERRRFGSFHSPWRILQLARAIALYYNLSAYFLITVIILQSSSFLSLYPKYTQ
- a CDS encoding PadR family transcriptional regulator, translated to MFGQWHRRRGLANLILTILDRKGEMTGAQIMREIERLTQGLWRPSPGAVYPALDKLVSDELIKITRSDKAQKYYCITEKGKRLLSPQGALEVALSDLEYNLRYIVDNRDMLTPELRERLSKLLREVEESLNDTG
- a CDS encoding double zinc ribbon domain-containing protein produces the protein MSSPLSWNDDQIKAFKELHHNFEQVKISITKLLGQKGPLTGSERELDRLLSEINSIRVKYIQFSADPLLRIFVPKRVRLTTEFVSKTLRQLKDYERAMKEEIELLDWLEKESQKMTGVKDALSLSYWAVLMVETGQVFRFKDRGKQEGYLRSTVNALEPVVASGRSDSTIPNLPADVVRGITLYVLSDAYADLGLVRYLQKDRTGALEMYKRVIPLSVEFVRLRESSPILKKLWDIMIEYGLPPDSRALIGMKECEAIDAGENEDYDLVVMSLISAITRHDEKHVADLLWRGADPNTLITVDKNVLMLAVDSGSSDLVKLLLDKGANPHLKVPMNYDAVEYARLRNRHDMANLMERYSVSKGVAQSPGVAIQTEPSLGMQVICPNCGTALQYSRFCPKCGTLLDDYKPCPSCRHLVPKASRFCGFCGKPLPP
- a CDS encoding ABC transporter permease translates to MGVLSKLYAYIHLRGFRIWSSYKTQMVLNVLSWVLPVFTYYFVGTSLGGDLRNFTGVSDYTAFVVIGLAFQGYVSSTITTISQRLRNEQLYGTIEYYVLSEGGVLSFLLYSALWGFTINSVNAGVILAIGDLLHIHFNVNLISTLVVFVLLLSSALGLSMISAGFTMLVKQGNPISFFFSTFTTLMSGTVFPVTVLPGWIRDISLAIPLTWALDGLRYTMLDGYGLGGVWKIVEVLLIFNLVLLPLGGVFYTYSFNRSRRMGTLSEY